One Dysosmobacter welbionis DNA segment encodes these proteins:
- a CDS encoding cysteine-rich KTR domain-containing protein — translation MVVHGWYTCPKCHKGIQKVTGNTVLYGTPVYCRKCRREWWPTIFMGQEITGNLPEFKMK, via the coding sequence ATGGTAGTACATGGATGGTACACCTGCCCCAAATGCCATAAGGGTATCCAGAAGGTGACGGGAAACACGGTTCTGTATGGGACGCCGGTATACTGCCGCAAGTGCAGGCGGGAGTGGTGGCCCACAATCTTCATGGGGCAGGAGATCACCGGAAATTTGCCGGAGTTCAAAATGAAATAA